The following are encoded in a window of Megalobrama amblycephala isolate DHTTF-2021 linkage group LG19, ASM1881202v1, whole genome shotgun sequence genomic DNA:
- the ppp6r2b gene encoding serine/threonine-protein phosphatase 6 regulatory subunit 2 isoform X2, translating to MFWKFDLHNSSQVEKLLEKEDVTLQELLDEEDVLQECKAQNQRLLLFLTRDSSMLELLNLITHEPPTDREEKLRYKYANVACELLTCDVSLINDKVGGDESLLNTLYNFLEQTPPVNPLLASFVSKTFGNLITRKTEQVIGFLKKKEDFIGQVLKHLDTSAMMDLVLRLISSVEPACLRQEVLSWLNEERLIQRLIELIHPHSDNERQSNASQALCDIIRLSRDQASLLQESSETDPLLTTLELQQNVEALLKNMFEGERSEMCIVYGTLVLLTLLETRRPGVEQVIDPCSQGLEKSYTVNNSILMGIQPHLKHFNHLLLNPPKKCVMLTTMGVLEEPFGNARLHASRLMAALLYTRAPRIHHELCQLNMINLLLDLFFKFSWNNFLHIQVEHCVSAILNQTTPNGKSHDSPDQIQLETQNSDTQNSDRSDMSTRCDLIKHLLKDCRLVQRILDAWEENDKTQEAGGMRKGYMGHLTRIANTVVQNAEREQEQITQLIKELPEDYKARWEQFVNETLTETNKKNTADLVFSDYQIQQMTANFVDQFGLNGDEFGEHDGNISATFDRITEINFNLVDEGTSSAIFETRTKERIRPFEDPEEEEDIWEDKEINYATQVKARSRFGLVTNAQKSEVDVGSRRRLGSPDMEWFPETKQNLDKTKIQDMDKQSSDLQSPGWTASFEDDFSCRDFASIAMDTGSNVWGSSTAQLSETEEKGWATFSDFQPFCCSDAGPRCSSPVDSENPNKQSQNEEIKGSSACVWSVCGARKAPLVASDSSSSGSDSEEEEDRTNIITESVATGNAKESITLSVDAKHETAVFNRKNKSLHIVPSAEVKPYLKDHFLSRRITDIDLLTLSALPHGLDQQEWIATNTVSFFHHTTLFFSALSDYCTTTKCPAAKSPGNILYEWTDEQGKKLKCSAPIYIDYAMSYIQEILADERVFPTKAGSSFPPGFMFLIQKIFVMLFRTLAHLFSTHYQDAIAAELHPHLNTLFTHFITFSHTFRLLEPSETAPIDELIAVLAH from the exons ATGTTCTGGAAGTTCGACCTGCACAACTCCTCTCAGGTTGAGAAGCTCTTGGAGAAGGAGGACGTGACCCTACAGGAGCTGCTGGATGAAGAAGACGTGCTGCAGGAGTGCAAGGCCCAGAATCAGcgcctcctcctcttcctcacaCGGGACAGCAGCATGCTGGAGCTTCTCAACCTCATCACGCACGAGCCCCCTACTGACCGGGAGGAGAAACTGCGCTACAA GTATGCTAATGTAGCATGCGAGTTGTTGACGTGCGATGTGTCCCTCATCAACGATAAAGTTGGTGGAGACGAGTCTCTGCTGAACACACTCTATAACTTCTTAGAACAGACGCCACCGGTGAACCCTCTACTGGCCTCGTTCGTCAGTAAGACTTTTGGCAACCTCATCACCCGCAAGACAGAGCAG GTGATCGGTTTCCTAAAGAAGAAAGAGGATTTTATAGGGCAGGTGTTGAAACACTTGGACACGTCGGCCATGATGGATCTGGTGCTGCGTCTCATTAGCAGCGTGGAGCCTGCTTGTCTCAGACAGGAAGTGCTTAGT TGGCTGAATGAAGAGAGGCTGATCCAGAGACTCATTGAGCTGATACACCCTCACAGTGACAATGAG AGGCAGTCGAATGCATCTCAGGCCCTGTGTGACATCATCCGTCTGAGCAGAGATCAGGCCAGCCTGCTGCAGGAATCTTCAGAGACCGACCCTCTGCTCACAACGCTAGAGCT ACAGCAGAATGTTGAGGCCCTATTGAAGAACATGTTTGAAGGAGAAAGGAGTGAAATGTGCATCGTCTATGGAACGCTAGTGTTACTTACGTTGTTGGAAACTCGGAGACCTGG tgttGAACAGGTGATTGACCCGTGCTCTCAGGGATTGGAAAAGTCATACACTGTAAACAACAGCATTTTAATGGGCATCCAACCACATCTAAAGCACTTCAACCACCTTCTGTTAAACCCACCCAAG AAATGTGTGATGTTGACCACGATGGGTGTTCTGGAGGAGCCATTTGGCAACGCAAGGCTGCATGCATCCAGATTGATGGCTGCTCTCCTGTACACCAGAGCTCCCAGAATCCACCATGAGCTCTGCCAGCTGAACATGATCAACCTGCTGCTG gACTTGTTTTTTAAATTCTCCTGGAATAACTTCCTACACATTCAAGTGGAACATTGTGTCTCTGCCATCCTAAACCAGACAACACCGAATGGAAAATCGCATGACAGTCCAGATCAGATTCAGCTGGAAACACAAAACTCGGACACACAAAACTCAGACAGATCTGACATGTCCACACGCTGTGACTTGATAAAGCAT CTGCTGAAGGACTGCAGGCTGGTTCAGAGGATTTTGGATGCTTGGGaagaaaatgacaaaacaca GGAAGCTGGAGGCATGAGAAAAGGGTATATGGGTCATCTGACCAGGATCGCCAACACAGTTGTGCAGAATGCAGAGCGAGAACAAGAACAGATCACACAACTAATAAAAG AGCTACCAGAGGACTACAAAGCACGCTGGGAACAGTTTGTGAATGAAACACTAACAGAAACTAACAAGAAGAATACTGCAGACCTG gtgTTCTCAGATTATCAGATCCAGCAGATGACGGCAAACTTTGTTGATCAGTTTGGATTGAATGGCGATGAATTCGGAGAGCATGACGGCAACATCAG CGCCACGTTTGATAGAATCACAGAGATCAACTTTAACCTGGTGGATGAGGGG ACGAGCTCTGCGATATTTGAGACTCGCACAAAGGAGCGAATCCGGCCGTTTGAAGATCCTGAGGAGGAGGAAGATATTTGGGAGGATAAAGAAATCAACTATGCAACACAAGTGAAAGCCAGAAGCAG gtTTGGACTGGTGAcaaatgctcagaaaagtgAGGTGGATGTTGGCTCTCGCAGGCGTCTGGGGTCACCTGACATGGAGTGGTTTCCAGAGACCAAACAAAATCTAGACAAGACCAAGATCCAGGACATGGACAAGCAGTCCAGTGATCTGCAGA GTCCTGGATGGACAGCGAGTTTTGAAGATGACTTCAGCTGTCGGGATTTTGCGAGTATCGCCATGGATACAGGCTCTAACGTGTGGGGAAGCTCTACCGCCCAGCTCAGCGAGACGGAGGAGAAGGGATGGGCGACTTTTTCTGACTTCCAGCCTTTCTGCTG TTCAGATGCAGGACCCAGATGCAGTTCACCTGTGGACTCGGAAAATCCAAACAAACAGagccaaaatgaggaaa TTAAAGGCTCGTCAGCGTGCGTGTGGAGTGTGTGTGGGGCGAGGAAGGCTCCCCTGGTGGCGTCCGACAGCAGCTCCAGTGGGTCAGACAGCGAGGAAGAAGAAGACAGGACCAACATCATCACAGAGAGCGTCGCCACGGGCAATGCCAAGGAGAGCATTACACTCAGTGTAGATGCAAAACATGAGACGGCAGTCTTCAACAG AAAGAATAAAAGTCTGCATATAGTCCCATCTGCTGAGGTCAAACCTTACCTAAAAGATCACTTCCTGTCCAGACGCATCACTGACATTGACCTTCTGACTCTCTCTGCCTTGCCACACGGCCTAGACCAGCAGGAGTGGATAGCAACAAACA CGGTGTCATTTTTCCATCATACTACCCTGTTCTTCAGCGCTCTGTCTGATTACTGCACAACAACAAAGTGTCCAGCAGCCAAAAGCCCAGGAAACAT ctTGTATGAATGGACGGATGAACAGGGGAAGAAATTGAAGTGTTCAGCTCCAATCTACATCGACTACGCCATGTCCTACATCCAGGAGATTCTCGCAGATGAGCGTGTGTTTCCCACCAAGGCTG gttCATCATTCCCTCCTGGATTCATGTTCCTCATTCAAAAGATCTTTGTGATGCTCTTCCGTACGCTGGCTCACCTGTTCAGCACTCATTACCAGGACGCAATCGCCGCGGAGTTACACCCGCACCTCAACACGCTCTTCACGCACTTCATCACCTTCAGCCACACGTTCAGACTGCTGGAGCCCTCAGAGACGGCTCCAATCGATGAGCTTATCGCCGTGCTCGCACACTGA
- the ppp6r2b gene encoding serine/threonine-protein phosphatase 6 regulatory subunit 2 isoform X1 — translation MFWKFDLHNSSQVEKLLEKEDVTLQELLDEEDVLQECKAQNQRLLLFLTRDSSMLELLNLITHEPPTDREEKLRYKYANVACELLTCDVSLINDKVGGDESLLNTLYNFLEQTPPVNPLLASFVSKTFGNLITRKTEQVIGFLKKKEDFIGQVLKHLDTSAMMDLVLRLISSVEPACLRQEVLSWLNEERLIQRLIELIHPHSDNERQSNASQALCDIIRLSRDQASLLQESSETDPLLTTLELQQNVEALLKNMFEGERSEMCIVYGTLVLLTLLETRRPGVEQVIDPCSQGLEKSYTVNNSILMGIQPHLKHFNHLLLNPPKKCVMLTTMGVLEEPFGNARLHASRLMAALLYTRAPRIHHELCQLNMINLLLDLFFKFSWNNFLHIQVEHCVSAILNQTTPNGKSHDSPDQIQLETQNSDTQNSDRSDMSTRCDLIKHLLKDCRLVQRILDAWEENDKTQEAGGMRKGYMGHLTRIANTVVQNAEREQEQITQLIKELPEDYKARWEQFVNETLTETNKKNTADLVFSDYQIQQMTANFVDQFGLNGDEFGEHDGNISATFDRITEINFNLVDEGTSSAIFETRTKERIRPFEDPEEEEDIWEDKEINYATQVKARSRFGLVTNAQKSEVDVGSRRRLGSPDMEWFPETKQNLDKTKIQDMDKQSSDLQSPGWTASFEDDFSCRDFASIAMDTGSNVWGSSTAQLSETEEKGWATFSDFQPFCCSDAGPRCSSPVDSENPNKQSQNEEIKGSSACVWSVCGARKAPLVASDSSSSGSDSEEEEDRTNIITESVATGNAKESITLSVDAKHETAVFNSDTNAKATDGMATGTMAIPITGTQSPKEQKGDSSSNGPM, via the exons ATGTTCTGGAAGTTCGACCTGCACAACTCCTCTCAGGTTGAGAAGCTCTTGGAGAAGGAGGACGTGACCCTACAGGAGCTGCTGGATGAAGAAGACGTGCTGCAGGAGTGCAAGGCCCAGAATCAGcgcctcctcctcttcctcacaCGGGACAGCAGCATGCTGGAGCTTCTCAACCTCATCACGCACGAGCCCCCTACTGACCGGGAGGAGAAACTGCGCTACAA GTATGCTAATGTAGCATGCGAGTTGTTGACGTGCGATGTGTCCCTCATCAACGATAAAGTTGGTGGAGACGAGTCTCTGCTGAACACACTCTATAACTTCTTAGAACAGACGCCACCGGTGAACCCTCTACTGGCCTCGTTCGTCAGTAAGACTTTTGGCAACCTCATCACCCGCAAGACAGAGCAG GTGATCGGTTTCCTAAAGAAGAAAGAGGATTTTATAGGGCAGGTGTTGAAACACTTGGACACGTCGGCCATGATGGATCTGGTGCTGCGTCTCATTAGCAGCGTGGAGCCTGCTTGTCTCAGACAGGAAGTGCTTAGT TGGCTGAATGAAGAGAGGCTGATCCAGAGACTCATTGAGCTGATACACCCTCACAGTGACAATGAG AGGCAGTCGAATGCATCTCAGGCCCTGTGTGACATCATCCGTCTGAGCAGAGATCAGGCCAGCCTGCTGCAGGAATCTTCAGAGACCGACCCTCTGCTCACAACGCTAGAGCT ACAGCAGAATGTTGAGGCCCTATTGAAGAACATGTTTGAAGGAGAAAGGAGTGAAATGTGCATCGTCTATGGAACGCTAGTGTTACTTACGTTGTTGGAAACTCGGAGACCTGG tgttGAACAGGTGATTGACCCGTGCTCTCAGGGATTGGAAAAGTCATACACTGTAAACAACAGCATTTTAATGGGCATCCAACCACATCTAAAGCACTTCAACCACCTTCTGTTAAACCCACCCAAG AAATGTGTGATGTTGACCACGATGGGTGTTCTGGAGGAGCCATTTGGCAACGCAAGGCTGCATGCATCCAGATTGATGGCTGCTCTCCTGTACACCAGAGCTCCCAGAATCCACCATGAGCTCTGCCAGCTGAACATGATCAACCTGCTGCTG gACTTGTTTTTTAAATTCTCCTGGAATAACTTCCTACACATTCAAGTGGAACATTGTGTCTCTGCCATCCTAAACCAGACAACACCGAATGGAAAATCGCATGACAGTCCAGATCAGATTCAGCTGGAAACACAAAACTCGGACACACAAAACTCAGACAGATCTGACATGTCCACACGCTGTGACTTGATAAAGCAT CTGCTGAAGGACTGCAGGCTGGTTCAGAGGATTTTGGATGCTTGGGaagaaaatgacaaaacaca GGAAGCTGGAGGCATGAGAAAAGGGTATATGGGTCATCTGACCAGGATCGCCAACACAGTTGTGCAGAATGCAGAGCGAGAACAAGAACAGATCACACAACTAATAAAAG AGCTACCAGAGGACTACAAAGCACGCTGGGAACAGTTTGTGAATGAAACACTAACAGAAACTAACAAGAAGAATACTGCAGACCTG gtgTTCTCAGATTATCAGATCCAGCAGATGACGGCAAACTTTGTTGATCAGTTTGGATTGAATGGCGATGAATTCGGAGAGCATGACGGCAACATCAG CGCCACGTTTGATAGAATCACAGAGATCAACTTTAACCTGGTGGATGAGGGG ACGAGCTCTGCGATATTTGAGACTCGCACAAAGGAGCGAATCCGGCCGTTTGAAGATCCTGAGGAGGAGGAAGATATTTGGGAGGATAAAGAAATCAACTATGCAACACAAGTGAAAGCCAGAAGCAG gtTTGGACTGGTGAcaaatgctcagaaaagtgAGGTGGATGTTGGCTCTCGCAGGCGTCTGGGGTCACCTGACATGGAGTGGTTTCCAGAGACCAAACAAAATCTAGACAAGACCAAGATCCAGGACATGGACAAGCAGTCCAGTGATCTGCAGA GTCCTGGATGGACAGCGAGTTTTGAAGATGACTTCAGCTGTCGGGATTTTGCGAGTATCGCCATGGATACAGGCTCTAACGTGTGGGGAAGCTCTACCGCCCAGCTCAGCGAGACGGAGGAGAAGGGATGGGCGACTTTTTCTGACTTCCAGCCTTTCTGCTG TTCAGATGCAGGACCCAGATGCAGTTCACCTGTGGACTCGGAAAATCCAAACAAACAGagccaaaatgaggaaa TTAAAGGCTCGTCAGCGTGCGTGTGGAGTGTGTGTGGGGCGAGGAAGGCTCCCCTGGTGGCGTCCGACAGCAGCTCCAGTGGGTCAGACAGCGAGGAAGAAGAAGACAGGACCAACATCATCACAGAGAGCGTCGCCACGGGCAATGCCAAGGAGAGCATTACACTCAGTGTAGATGCAAAACATGAGACGGCAGTCTTCAACAG TGACACTAATGCCAAAGCAACAGATGGCATGGCAACAGGAACCATGGCGATACCCATCACCGGTACTCAGTCGCCAAAGGAGCAGAA GGGCGACTCCAGTAGTAACGGCCCAATGTAA